The following proteins are encoded in a genomic region of Maylandia zebra isolate NMK-2024a linkage group LG1, Mzebra_GT3a, whole genome shotgun sequence:
- the LOC112435591 gene encoding uncharacterized protein LOC112435591, producing MPCELRLQDEKLLSQPILYWWKLNEMAADFIRLIPSQTSNNSRATLLDNNGMSTNKSMILKSVQWADSGKYRCKLSLHTERNGNFRQKGDTTSLVVYGATVFNVTKHAPCMLGCEVSVTRDAGFSLHIFHNGRRLQNVTSAPGDADAALPYVTLSETVPLWSRGKYECQLHLRDDVITKSIFHSNLSEVGEGDKNESTTCSSARHGVYPEPWFLYVALLLVPVTVLIGLLSAMLMCR from the exons ATGCCCTGTGAGCTCCGGCTGCAAGATGAGAAGCTCCTGTCCCAGCCCATCCTCTACTGGTGGAAATTAAATGAGATGGCTGCTGATTTCATACGGTTGATCCCCTCACAGACCTCGAACAATAGCCGTGCAACCCTTCTGGACAATAACGGGATGTCAACAAACAAGTCAATGATTCTGAAAAGTGTGCAGTGGGCTGACAGCGGGAAGTACCGGTGCAAGCTCTCGCTTCACACAGAGAGGAATGGAAATTTTAGGCAGAAGGGGGACACAACTTCCCTTGTGGTTTACG GCGCCACGGTCTTTAATGTCACCAAACACGCTCCCTGCATGCTAGGCTGTGAGGTCAGCGTGACGCGGGATGCTGGATTTTCTTTGCACATTTTTCACAACGGCCGTCGACTCCAAAATGTTACCTCAGCTCCAGGAGACGCCGACGCCGCTCTGCCGTACGTCACTCTCTCTGAGACCGTACCTCTGTGGTCGCGTGGGAAATACGAGTGCCAGCTGCACCTGAGGGATGACGTGATTACAAAGAGCATCTTCCACAGCAACCTGTCTG AAGTTGGAGAAGGTGATAAAAATGAGTCCACTACATGTTCATCAGCGCGTCATG GCGTGTACCCAGAGCCGTGGTTCTTGTACGTGGCCCTCCTCCTGGTGCCTGTCACCGTCCTCATAGGCCTGTTGAGCGCCATGCTGATGTGCAGATGA